A single genomic interval of Macadamia integrifolia cultivar HAES 741 chromosome 6, SCU_Mint_v3, whole genome shotgun sequence harbors:
- the LOC122082297 gene encoding uncharacterized protein LOC122082297 produces MVAQHGPDGHTEQAIYYLSKKFTDCETRYTTLEKTCAALVWATRRLRHYMLTYSVFLVSRMNPIKYLFEKPALTGRLAHWLLLLAEFDIVYVTQKSIKGSVIAEHLSAHLVIDMRPLNDIFPYEDVVSVEVENEVGIWQMFFDGDANHKGCGAGVLLITPEGLNMPMAYRFDFECTNNMAEYEACRMGLKAVISIGVKRIERDNNRFADALATLASMVDFGPGEQIQPFIIDRRDHPSHQGFVNALTVDGRPWFAHIVGFIREEKYPTDATQGDKRFLRRYATQFILHEDILYKRSFDGVQLVCVDEDQAQTILEQVHQGIYGPHMNASMLAKKILRLGYFWNTLEADCTEFVKKYHKCQIFANLIHVPPTELHTMSSSWPFSTWGIDVIGKINPKASNGHEFVLVAIDYFTKWVEAQSYAKLTAAKVAKFLKEHIICRHGMPHEVISDQGQHFRGKAQELCEQFRIARHRSSPYRPQTNGAVEAANKNMKVILQKMADRNNDWADKLPYALWAYRTSIRTPTGATPYSLVYGMEAVLPVELEVPSLRILMESQIPKADWLKSRKSELCFAAPIIIIMDVAFRRWMVAMRDDDPEVLEEVHLHALFQLQRINPCRALIHEASRFWI; encoded by the exons ATGGTGGCTCAGCATGGTCCAGATGGGCATACAGAGCaagcaatttattaccttagtaagaagttcacaGACTGTGAGACAAGGTACACAACCCTGGAGAAGACTTGTGCAGCTTTGGTTTGGGCAACAAGGAGGTTGAGACATTACATGTTGACCTATTCAGTCTTTTTGGTATCCAGAATGAATCCCATCAAGTATCTTTTTGAGAAACCCGCATTGACAGGAAGATTAGCACATTGGTTATTGCTCTTAGCGGAGTTCGACATTGTGTATGTCACCCAGAAgtccatcaagggtagtgtcatCGCTGAACATCTATCCGCACATCTAGTTATTGATATGAGGCCTTTGAATGACATATTTCCATACGAAGATGTAGTTTCTGTTGAGGTTGAAAATGAGGTTGGCATTTGGcaaatgttctttgatggagatgCCAATCACAAAGGTTGCGGAGCCGGAGTTCTACTTATAACTCCTGAAGGGTTGAACATGCCCATGGCATATAGGTTCGACTTCGAGTGCACCAATAACATGGCCGAGTATGAAGCTTGCCGCATGGGATTGAAAGCAGTCATCTCTATTGGGGTCAAAAGAATAGAA AGGGACAATAACAGGTTTGCCGATGCTTTGGCTACTCTCGCATCGATGGTTGATTTTGGTCCGGGTGAGCAAATACAACCATTCATTATAGATCGGAGAGATCATCCTTCACATCAAGGCTTCGTCAATGCCCTGACGGTAGATGGTAGGCCTTGGTTTGCCCATATCGTGGGTTTTATAAGAGAGGAGAAGTACCCTACAGATGCTACCCAAGGAGATAAAAGGTTCCTGAGGCGttatgccacccaattcataTTACACGAAGACATTTTATACAAGCGATCTTTTGATGGTGTACAACTGGTgtgcgtggatgaagatcaagcacaAACAATCTTGGAGCAAGTACATCAGGGAATCTATGGCCCTCACATGAATGCTAGTatgttggctaagaaaattctccgattagggtatttttggaatacacTAGAAGCCGATTGCACAGAATTTGTGAAGAAGTACCATAAATGTCAGATTTTTGCCAACCTCATCCATGTGCCCCCAACAGAATTGCACACGATGAGTTCTTCGTGGCCTTTTTCCACTTGGGGTATCGATGTGATTGGAAAAATTAACCCCAAAGCTTCGAACGGGCATGAGTTTGTgttggtagctattgattacttcaccaaatgggtagaggctcAGTCATACGCAAAACTCACAGCGGCaaaggtagccaaatttttAAAAGAACATATCATTTGCCGACATGGGATGCCCCATGAGGTGATTTCTGACCAAGGTCAACATTTTAGGGGCAAGGCACAGGAGTTGTGTGAACAATTCAGGATTGCAAGGCACAGGTCTTCTCCTTATCGCCCTCAAACCAATGGAGCGGTTGAAGCggcaaacaaaaacatgaaggtCATACTCCAGAAGATGGCTGATAGGAACAATGATTGGGCTGACAAATTACCTTATGCCTTATGGGCTTATCGGACTTCTATTAGAACTCCAACTGGGGCAACTCCGTACTCTTTAGTATACGGGATGGAAGCAGTCCTCCCGGTTGAGCTAGAGGTCCCCTCTCTTAGAATTCTCATGGAGAGTCAGATTCCAAAAGCGGATTGGCTCAAGTCAAG GAAATCCGAGTTGTGTTTTGCTGCTCCCATTATTATCATCATGGATGTTGCTTTCCGCCGATGGATGGTAGCAATGAGGGACGACGACCCTGAAGTCCTTGAGGAGGTGCACCTTCATGCACTCTTTCAGCTCCAGCGCATCAATCCATGTCGTGCTTTGATACATGAGGCATCTCGTTTCTGGATCTGA